From a single Meles meles chromosome 21, mMelMel3.1 paternal haplotype, whole genome shotgun sequence genomic region:
- the ZNF598 gene encoding E3 ubiquitin-protein ligase ZNF598 isoform X1, with product MAAAAAAAVVAAAAAGAEGRRAALEAAAAPERGGGSCVLCCGDLEATALGRCDHPVCYRCSTKMRVLCEQRYCAVCREELRQVVFGKKLPAFATISLHQLQHEKKYDIYFADGKVFALYRQLLQHECPQCPALPPFGLFGDLEQHMRKQHELFCCKLCLKHLKIFTYERKWYSRKDLARHRMQGDPDDTSHRGHPLCKFCDERYLDNDELLKHLRRDHYFCHFCDADGAQDYYSDYAYLREHFREKHFLCEEGRCSTEQFTHAFRTEIDLKAHRTACHSRSRAEARQNRQIDLQFSYAPRHSRRNEGVVGGEDYEEVDRYNRQGRAGRASGRGAQQNRGGSWRYQREEEDRDVAAAIRASVAVQQQQQQQQEARRSEDREEGGRAKKDEAGVRGLEELRGPRRPPRTQGEGAGLKEVAPNSPVSPEGTPASGPAPGAALPSTLPPPTSKLKDEDFPSLCASTSSSSSSCSAVAAPSPVGLGLTYPVPARGRSAFQEDDFPALVSSASKPSTAPTSLISAWNGSGSKKVAHPPAGAPAASGGGQPARKAGKGGKGSKKAGPPPSGEEGEDGHTGLTAQELRSAPTTVAVSSLLALASTQTLTKVGKKKKVGSEKPGAVSPPPLPPDKDGPPGAEQTPTTSAGRAEGPVALIVNGHTEGPAPARSTPKEPPGLPRPLAPLPCPTPQEDFPALGVPCPPRMPPPPGFNAVVLLKGTPPPPPPGLVPPVSKPPPGFSGLLPGSHPACVPSTVTTTKAPRLTAAPQSYLVPENFRERNLQLIQSIKDFLQSDEARFGKFKSHSGEFRQGMISAAQYYKSCRDLLGENFQKIFNELLVLLPDTAKQQELLSAHTHFRGRERPPGTKAKKNKKSVWQGSTRPAGLDCCVCPTCQQVLAHGDVSSHQALHAAQDHDFPSLQAIARILT from the exons atggcggcggcggcggcggcggctgtggtggcggcggcggcggcgggcgccgAGGGGCGGCGCGCGGCcctggaggcggcggcggcgcccgAGCGGGGCGGCGGGAGCTGTGTGCTGTGCTGCGGGGACCTGGAGGCCACGGCGCTGGGCCGCTGCGACCACCCGGTGTGCTACCGCTGCTCCACCAAGATGCGGGTGCTGTGCGAGCAGCGCTACTGCGCCGTGTGCCGCGAGGAGCTGCGCCAG GTGGTCTTCGGGAAGAAGCTTCCTGCCTTTGCCACAATCTCCCTCCACCAGCTGCAGCACGAGAAGAAATATGACATCTACTTTGCTGATGGAAAAGTTTTCGCCTTGTACAG GCAGCTGCTTCAGCATGAGTGCCCGCAGTGCCCTGCGCTGCCGCCGTTCGGCCTCTTCGGGGACCTGGAGCAGCACATGCGCAAGCAGCACGAGCTCTTCTGCTGCAAGCTGTGCCTCAAGCACCTCAAG ATCTTCACCTACGAGCGCAAGTGGTACTCGCGCAAGGACCTGGCGCGACACCGAATGCAGGGGGACCCCGACGACACGTCGCACCGTGGACACCCGCTCTGCAAGTTCTGTGATGAGCGCTACCTGGACAACGACGAGCTGCTCAAACACCTGCGCCGCGACCACTACTTCTGCCACTTCTGTGACGCGGACGGGGCCCAGGACTACTACAG CGACTACGCCTACCTGCGCGAGCACTTCCGGGAGAAGCACTTCCTGTGCGAGGAGGGCCGCTGCAGCACGGAGCAGTTCACGCACGCCTTCCGCACCGAGATCGACCTGAAGGCCCACAGGACCGCCTGCCACAGCCGGAGCCGCGCCGAGGCCCGCCAGAACCGCCAGATCGACCTGCAGTTCAGCTACGCGCCCCGGCACTCGCGCCGCAACGAGG GGGTCGTCGGGGGTGAGGActacgaggaggtggacaggtaCAACCGCCAAGGCCGTGCTGGCCGGGCCAGCGGTCGCGGAGCGCAGCAGAACCGCGGAGGAAGCTGGAGGTACCAGAG GGAAGAAGAGGACCGGGACGTGGCAGCTGCCATCCGGGCCTCGGTGGCcgtgcagcagcagcagcagcagcagcaggaggcccGCAGGAGTGAGGACCGGGAGGAGGGCGGCAGAGCCAAGAAGGACGAGGCAGGGGTGCGGGGGCTCGAGGAGCTCCGAGGCCCCCGGCGGCCGCCCCGGACTCAGGGCGAAGGTGCAG GCCTCAAGGAAGTCGCGCCAAACAGTCCTGTGAGCCCAGAGGGCACCCCAGCAAGCGGCCCAGCCCCCGGGGCTGCGCTTCCAAG caccctcccacctcccacttcGAAGCTCAAGGATGAAGACTTCCCCAGCCTCTGCGCCTCcacgtcctcctcctcctcctcgtgcTCTGCAGTGGCGGCCCCGAGCCCTGTGGGGCTGGGGCTCACCTACCCCGTCCCTGCCAGGGGCAGGAGCGCCTTCCAGGAGGACGATTTCCCTGCCCTGGTGTCGTCCGCCTCCAAGCCCAGCACTGCCCCCACCAGCCTCATTTCTGCCTGGAACGGCAGTGGCAGCAAAAAGGTGGCGCATCCCCCCGCGGGGGCCCCAGCTGCCAGTGGGGGCGGCCAGCCTGCCAGGAAGGCTGGGAAGGGGGGCAAGGGCAGCAAGAAGGCCGGGCCgccaccctcaggggaggagggcGAGGACGGCCACACCGGCCTCACCGCCCAGGAGCTGCGGAGCGCGCCCACCACGGTAGCCGTCTCCTCCCTCCTGGCGCTGGCCTCCACCCAGACCCTCACCAAGGTCGGCAAGAAGAAGAAGGTGGGCTCGGAGAAGCCGGGTGCCGTCTCACCGCCCCCACTGCCCCCTGACAAAGATGGGCCCCCCGGGGCTGAGCAGACCCCCACCACGAGCGCTGGCAGAGCCGAGGGGCCCGTTGCCCTCATCGTCAATGGACACACGGAGGGGCCGGCCCCGGCTCGGAGCACGCCCAAGGAACCTCCCGGGCTCCCACGGCCCCTggcacccctcccctgccccacgcCCCAGGAAGACTTCCCGGCGCTGGGAGTCCCCTGTCCACCCCGGATGCCCCCTCCCCCCG GCTTCAATGCTGTGGTGCTCCTGAAGGGCACtccgcccccacctccccctggccTGGTGCCCCCCGTCAGCAAGCCGCCCCCTGGCTTCTCAGGCCTCCTGCCTGGCTCCCACCCAGCCTGTGTCCCCAGCACGGTTACCACCACGAAAGC GCCCAGGCTGACAGCGGCGCCCCAGTCCTACCTGGTGCCTGAGAACTTCCGGGAGAGGAACCTGCAGCTCATCCAGTCCATCAAGGACTTCCTGCAGAGCGATGAGGCCCGCTTCGGCAAGTTCAAGAGCCACTCGGGGGAGTTCAGACAG GGCATGATCTCCGCAGCCCAGTATTACAAGAGCTGCCGCGACCTGCTTGGGGAGAACTTCCAGAAGATTTTCAACGAGCTGCTGGTGCTCCTGCCCGACACGGCCAAGCAGCAGGAGCTGCTGtccgcacacacacacttccGGGGCCGGGAGAGGCCTCCTGGCACCAAGgccaagaagaacaagaagagcGTGTGGCAGGGCAGCACCCGGCCGGCGGGCCTGGACTGCTGCGTGTGTCCCACCTGCCAGCAGGTGCTCGCGCACGGTGACGTCAGCAGCCACCAGGCGCTGCACGCCGCCCAGGACCACGACTTCCCCTCCCTGCAAGCCATTGCCAGGATCCTCACGTAG
- the ZNF598 gene encoding E3 ubiquitin-protein ligase ZNF598 isoform X2 — MAAAAAAAVVAAAAAGAEGRRAALEAAAAPERGGGSCVLCCGDLEATALGRCDHPVCYRCSTKMRVLCEQRYCAVCREELRQVVFGKKLPAFATISLHQLQHEKKYDIYFADGKVFALYRQLLQHECPQCPALPPFGLFGDLEQHMRKQHELFCCKLCLKHLKIFTYERKWYSRKDLARHRMQGDPDDTSHRGHPLCKFCDERYLDNDELLKHLRRDHYFCHFCDADGAQDYYSDYAYLREHFREKHFLCEEGRCSTEQFTHAFRTEIDLKAHRTACHSRSRAEARQNRQIDLQFSYAPRHSRRNEGVVGGEDYEEVDRYNRQGRAGRASGRGAQQNRGGSWREEEDRDVAAAIRASVAVQQQQQQQQEARRSEDREEGGRAKKDEAGVRGLEELRGPRRPPRTQGEGAGLKEVAPNSPVSPEGTPASGPAPGAALPSTLPPPTSKLKDEDFPSLCASTSSSSSSCSAVAAPSPVGLGLTYPVPARGRSAFQEDDFPALVSSASKPSTAPTSLISAWNGSGSKKVAHPPAGAPAASGGGQPARKAGKGGKGSKKAGPPPSGEEGEDGHTGLTAQELRSAPTTVAVSSLLALASTQTLTKVGKKKKVGSEKPGAVSPPPLPPDKDGPPGAEQTPTTSAGRAEGPVALIVNGHTEGPAPARSTPKEPPGLPRPLAPLPCPTPQEDFPALGVPCPPRMPPPPGFNAVVLLKGTPPPPPPGLVPPVSKPPPGFSGLLPGSHPACVPSTVTTTKAPRLTAAPQSYLVPENFRERNLQLIQSIKDFLQSDEARFGKFKSHSGEFRQGMISAAQYYKSCRDLLGENFQKIFNELLVLLPDTAKQQELLSAHTHFRGRERPPGTKAKKNKKSVWQGSTRPAGLDCCVCPTCQQVLAHGDVSSHQALHAAQDHDFPSLQAIARILT, encoded by the exons atggcggcggcggcggcggcggctgtggtggcggcggcggcggcgggcgccgAGGGGCGGCGCGCGGCcctggaggcggcggcggcgcccgAGCGGGGCGGCGGGAGCTGTGTGCTGTGCTGCGGGGACCTGGAGGCCACGGCGCTGGGCCGCTGCGACCACCCGGTGTGCTACCGCTGCTCCACCAAGATGCGGGTGCTGTGCGAGCAGCGCTACTGCGCCGTGTGCCGCGAGGAGCTGCGCCAG GTGGTCTTCGGGAAGAAGCTTCCTGCCTTTGCCACAATCTCCCTCCACCAGCTGCAGCACGAGAAGAAATATGACATCTACTTTGCTGATGGAAAAGTTTTCGCCTTGTACAG GCAGCTGCTTCAGCATGAGTGCCCGCAGTGCCCTGCGCTGCCGCCGTTCGGCCTCTTCGGGGACCTGGAGCAGCACATGCGCAAGCAGCACGAGCTCTTCTGCTGCAAGCTGTGCCTCAAGCACCTCAAG ATCTTCACCTACGAGCGCAAGTGGTACTCGCGCAAGGACCTGGCGCGACACCGAATGCAGGGGGACCCCGACGACACGTCGCACCGTGGACACCCGCTCTGCAAGTTCTGTGATGAGCGCTACCTGGACAACGACGAGCTGCTCAAACACCTGCGCCGCGACCACTACTTCTGCCACTTCTGTGACGCGGACGGGGCCCAGGACTACTACAG CGACTACGCCTACCTGCGCGAGCACTTCCGGGAGAAGCACTTCCTGTGCGAGGAGGGCCGCTGCAGCACGGAGCAGTTCACGCACGCCTTCCGCACCGAGATCGACCTGAAGGCCCACAGGACCGCCTGCCACAGCCGGAGCCGCGCCGAGGCCCGCCAGAACCGCCAGATCGACCTGCAGTTCAGCTACGCGCCCCGGCACTCGCGCCGCAACGAGG GGGTCGTCGGGGGTGAGGActacgaggaggtggacaggtaCAACCGCCAAGGCCGTGCTGGCCGGGCCAGCGGTCGCGGAGCGCAGCAGAACCGCGGAGGAAGCTGGAG GGAAGAAGAGGACCGGGACGTGGCAGCTGCCATCCGGGCCTCGGTGGCcgtgcagcagcagcagcagcagcagcaggaggcccGCAGGAGTGAGGACCGGGAGGAGGGCGGCAGAGCCAAGAAGGACGAGGCAGGGGTGCGGGGGCTCGAGGAGCTCCGAGGCCCCCGGCGGCCGCCCCGGACTCAGGGCGAAGGTGCAG GCCTCAAGGAAGTCGCGCCAAACAGTCCTGTGAGCCCAGAGGGCACCCCAGCAAGCGGCCCAGCCCCCGGGGCTGCGCTTCCAAG caccctcccacctcccacttcGAAGCTCAAGGATGAAGACTTCCCCAGCCTCTGCGCCTCcacgtcctcctcctcctcctcgtgcTCTGCAGTGGCGGCCCCGAGCCCTGTGGGGCTGGGGCTCACCTACCCCGTCCCTGCCAGGGGCAGGAGCGCCTTCCAGGAGGACGATTTCCCTGCCCTGGTGTCGTCCGCCTCCAAGCCCAGCACTGCCCCCACCAGCCTCATTTCTGCCTGGAACGGCAGTGGCAGCAAAAAGGTGGCGCATCCCCCCGCGGGGGCCCCAGCTGCCAGTGGGGGCGGCCAGCCTGCCAGGAAGGCTGGGAAGGGGGGCAAGGGCAGCAAGAAGGCCGGGCCgccaccctcaggggaggagggcGAGGACGGCCACACCGGCCTCACCGCCCAGGAGCTGCGGAGCGCGCCCACCACGGTAGCCGTCTCCTCCCTCCTGGCGCTGGCCTCCACCCAGACCCTCACCAAGGTCGGCAAGAAGAAGAAGGTGGGCTCGGAGAAGCCGGGTGCCGTCTCACCGCCCCCACTGCCCCCTGACAAAGATGGGCCCCCCGGGGCTGAGCAGACCCCCACCACGAGCGCTGGCAGAGCCGAGGGGCCCGTTGCCCTCATCGTCAATGGACACACGGAGGGGCCGGCCCCGGCTCGGAGCACGCCCAAGGAACCTCCCGGGCTCCCACGGCCCCTggcacccctcccctgccccacgcCCCAGGAAGACTTCCCGGCGCTGGGAGTCCCCTGTCCACCCCGGATGCCCCCTCCCCCCG GCTTCAATGCTGTGGTGCTCCTGAAGGGCACtccgcccccacctccccctggccTGGTGCCCCCCGTCAGCAAGCCGCCCCCTGGCTTCTCAGGCCTCCTGCCTGGCTCCCACCCAGCCTGTGTCCCCAGCACGGTTACCACCACGAAAGC GCCCAGGCTGACAGCGGCGCCCCAGTCCTACCTGGTGCCTGAGAACTTCCGGGAGAGGAACCTGCAGCTCATCCAGTCCATCAAGGACTTCCTGCAGAGCGATGAGGCCCGCTTCGGCAAGTTCAAGAGCCACTCGGGGGAGTTCAGACAG GGCATGATCTCCGCAGCCCAGTATTACAAGAGCTGCCGCGACCTGCTTGGGGAGAACTTCCAGAAGATTTTCAACGAGCTGCTGGTGCTCCTGCCCGACACGGCCAAGCAGCAGGAGCTGCTGtccgcacacacacacttccGGGGCCGGGAGAGGCCTCCTGGCACCAAGgccaagaagaacaagaagagcGTGTGGCAGGGCAGCACCCGGCCGGCGGGCCTGGACTGCTGCGTGTGTCCCACCTGCCAGCAGGTGCTCGCGCACGGTGACGTCAGCAGCCACCAGGCGCTGCACGCCGCCCAGGACCACGACTTCCCCTCCCTGCAAGCCATTGCCAGGATCCTCACGTAG